From a region of the Leptolyngbyaceae cyanobacterium genome:
- a CDS encoding pentapeptide repeat-containing protein, with protein sequence MQESISTKVTIESLNKYPDCVSLQLEAILVQSGADDAQQFDLYLTINFYEHWEPLLNGRVKLGLKGGELRLNLENGEITLASEELSGSWALAIEDRKVDEKSSNTENINGEKIIQETNNLQSSYCQIFRADSQSNHVWIFQVKTGESVLKGSLKSKKLGTVTVTGKPSRIQASFAIKSADLSVTDAEGLWRHDIHPNQHAVLERKLALFLWEAKLKSALSRVQLCYECGPINREKEAVGNLSLAALDLPNLIQKITTSPIHDLLELAKMAEFNPLTDFAGGNLRGTTLDEIDLSNANLCRTNLRGVQLCDAELTDANLSGANLGGADLSGADLGNANLSNTDLHKASLALANLSGANLSNADLREANFSNTNLGGAKVMEARFGKNVGITEEIKVSLMERGAIFEEP encoded by the coding sequence ATGCAAGAATCTATATCTACCAAGGTTACTATAGAGTCTCTGAACAAATATCCGGACTGTGTTTCGCTCCAATTAGAAGCAATTCTCGTGCAGTCAGGGGCAGATGACGCTCAGCAGTTCGATCTTTACTTGACAATTAACTTCTACGAACATTGGGAACCGTTACTAAATGGCCGCGTCAAATTAGGTCTGAAAGGCGGTGAACTCAGGCTAAATCTAGAGAATGGGGAAATTACGTTGGCGTCGGAAGAACTCAGCGGTTCGTGGGCGTTAGCTATAGAAGACAGAAAGGTAGATGAAAAAAGTAGTAATACTGAAAATATCAATGGAGAAAAAATAATTCAAGAAACAAATAATTTACAGTCAAGTTATTGTCAAATTTTCCGTGCGGATTCCCAATCAAATCATGTTTGGATTTTTCAAGTAAAAACTGGTGAATCTGTTTTGAAAGGATCGCTAAAGTCTAAGAAATTAGGAACCGTAACAGTTACGGGTAAACCTTCTCGGATACAGGCTAGCTTTGCCATTAAATCGGCGGATTTATCCGTGACAGATGCAGAAGGTTTGTGGCGACATGATATTCATCCAAATCAGCACGCTGTTTTAGAAAGAAAATTAGCATTATTTCTTTGGGAAGCTAAACTAAAATCTGCCTTGAGCCGGGTGCAGTTATGTTATGAGTGTGGGCCTATCAATCGGGAAAAAGAGGCAGTAGGAAATCTTTCTTTAGCAGCGCTAGATTTACCAAATCTAATTCAAAAAATTACTACATCTCCAATCCATGATTTGCTGGAATTAGCAAAAATGGCAGAATTCAATCCTTTGACAGATTTTGCCGGAGGTAACTTACGGGGTACAACTTTAGACGAAATCGATTTAAGTAATGCTAATCTTTGCCGTACTAACCTGCGAGGTGTTCAATTGTGCGATGCAGAATTAACCGATGCAAACTTAAGCGGTGCTAATTTGGGAGGTGCAGACTTGAGCGGAGCGGATCTGGGTAATGCTAATTTAAGTAATACTGATTTACATAAAGCCAGTTTAGCTCTTGCTAATTTGAGTGGTGCGAATCTGAGCAATGCTGATTTACGGGAAGCAAATTTTAGCAATACCAATCTCGGCGGTGCAAAAGTAATGGAAGCAAGATTTGGAAAAAATGTCGGAATAACGGAAGAAATCAAAGTCAGCCTGATGGAAAGGGGGGCAATTTTTGAAGAGCCGTAG